One Nostoc punctiforme PCC 73102 DNA window includes the following coding sequences:
- a CDS encoding prolyl oligopeptidase family serine peptidase gives MPSSTKPITYPSSHKSNQIDNYHGTLVTDSYRWLEDPDSEETRAWIEAQNQITFGYLSEIPAREKIKQRLTKLWDYEKYGIPFKEGKSLQDGSTERYFYFKNNGLQNQSVLYTLKTLDNQPKVLLDPNQLSEDGTIALSGLSISENGKLLAYGLSTSGSDWEEWKVRDVETGEDLQDHLKWIKFSGASWTHNNQGFFYSRYDEPNEKTQLEDVNYYQKLYYHQLGKPQSEDVLIYHRPDQKEWGFSGGVTEDGHYLIISIWLGTDSKNLVFFKDLTNPNAEVVELINQFEADYSFIENDDSFFYFRTDLNAPRGRVIAIDTQNPASEKWREIIPQSAETLESVGILNNQFVADYLKDAHSEIKIFDLKGGFIREVELPGLGSAGGFGGKRHDTETFYSYTSFTTPGTIYRYDMITGKSTVFRQPEVDFNPNDYETKQIFYQSKDGTRVPMFITHKKGIKLDGNNPTYLYAYGGFNVSMTPSFSVSLLVWMEMGGVYAMPNIRGGGEYGEEWHQAGMKEKKQNVFDDFIGAAEWLIANKYTKTEKLAIAGGSNGGLLVGACITQRPDLFGAAIPSVGVMDMLRFHKFTIGWAWTSEFGSADNSEEFPALYAYSPLHNIKPDTAYPATLITTADHDDRVVPAHSFKFAAALQEAHAGDAPVLIRIETKAGHGAGKPTAKIIEEAADKWAFLVRTLDVEV, from the coding sequence ATGCCCTCATCTACAAAACCTATCACCTACCCATCCAGCCACAAAAGTAATCAAATCGATAACTACCACGGTACTTTAGTCACAGATTCTTATCGTTGGTTAGAAGACCCTGACTCTGAAGAAACAAGGGCTTGGATTGAGGCACAAAATCAAATTACCTTTGGCTACTTGAGCGAAATTCCTGCCAGGGAAAAAATTAAACAGCGCCTCACTAAACTTTGGGATTATGAAAAATATGGTATCCCTTTTAAAGAAGGCAAGTCTCTGCAAGACGGTTCCACCGAACGCTACTTTTATTTTAAAAATAACGGACTGCAAAACCAAAGTGTCCTCTACACTCTAAAAACCCTCGACAATCAACCTAAAGTTTTACTCGATCCCAATCAACTCTCAGAAGATGGTACTATTGCTCTTTCAGGATTGTCTATTAGCGAGAATGGTAAACTTTTAGCTTATGGTCTATCAACCTCTGGTTCTGATTGGGAAGAGTGGAAAGTACGCGATGTTGAAACTGGTGAAGACCTACAAGATCATCTGAAGTGGATTAAATTCTCTGGTGCATCGTGGACACATAATAATCAAGGTTTCTTCTACAGTCGCTACGACGAGCCGAATGAAAAAACTCAATTAGAAGATGTTAACTATTATCAAAAGCTTTACTATCATCAACTAGGCAAACCTCAATCAGAAGATGTACTAATTTATCATCGTCCTGACCAAAAAGAATGGGGTTTTAGTGGTGGTGTTACTGAAGATGGACACTATCTAATAATTTCTATTTGGCTGGGTACTGACTCCAAAAATTTGGTTTTCTTCAAAGATTTAACTAACCCTAATGCTGAAGTCGTAGAATTAATTAACCAGTTTGAGGCAGATTACAGCTTTATTGAAAATGATGATAGCTTCTTTTATTTCCGCACAGATTTAAATGCACCACGGGGAAGAGTTATTGCAATTGACACTCAAAACCCTGCGTCAGAAAAGTGGCGAGAAATCATTCCTCAATCAGCAGAAACCTTAGAAAGTGTAGGCATACTCAATAACCAATTTGTTGCTGATTACCTCAAAGATGCTCATAGCGAAATTAAAATCTTTGACCTCAAAGGCGGGTTTATTCGTGAGGTAGAATTACCTGGACTCGGTTCAGCCGGAGGTTTTGGAGGAAAACGTCATGATACCGAAACTTTTTATAGTTACACCAGCTTTACTACACCAGGAACCATCTATCGCTACGATATGATAACTGGTAAAAGTACTGTTTTTCGCCAGCCGGAAGTAGATTTTAATCCTAATGATTATGAGACAAAACAAATTTTTTATCAGAGCAAAGACGGTACTAGAGTACCCATGTTTATTACGCACAAAAAGGGCATTAAATTAGATGGAAATAACCCCACTTATCTCTATGCTTATGGTGGTTTTAATGTCTCAATGACACCTAGCTTTTCTGTGAGTCTGTTGGTGTGGATGGAGATGGGTGGTGTCTATGCTATGCCCAATATACGCGGCGGTGGAGAATACGGCGAAGAATGGCATCAAGCAGGAATGAAGGAGAAAAAGCAGAATGTCTTTGATGACTTTATTGGTGCAGCTGAGTGGTTGATTGCTAATAAATATACTAAGACTGAGAAGCTAGCGATCGCAGGTGGTAGTAATGGTGGCTTATTGGTGGGTGCTTGTATAACACAGCGCCCCGATTTGTTTGGTGCAGCAATACCCTCTGTCGGCGTGATGGATATGTTGCGGTTCCACAAATTTACCATCGGTTGGGCTTGGACTTCCGAATTTGGTTCAGCAGATAATTCAGAAGAGTTTCCAGCGCTGTATGCTTATTCGCCACTCCACAACATCAAACCAGATACAGCTTACCCAGCAACTTTAATTACCACAGCCGATCATGACGATCGCGTTGTCCCTGCTCATAGTTTCAAATTTGCCGCTGCTTTGCAAGAAGCTCACGCAGGTGATGCCCCAGTTTTAATTAGAATTGAGACTAAGGCAGGGCATGGTGCAGGTAAACCCACTGCTAAAATTATCGAGGAAGCCGCAGATAAATGGGCTTTTTTGGTGCGTACTTTAGATGTAGAAGTTTAA